One Sphingobacteruim zhuxiongii DNA window includes the following coding sequences:
- a CDS encoding acyl-CoA thioesterase codes for MENKVFYEGQVLWSQIDANVHLRHSAYADFCAQARSNMLNKLGLSLTDFSRMKIGPILFREELTYYREIGLDEHIQVTVEISKFNRKNSRFSFRHEVIKENGVRAAVVVVDGAWMNLVERKLTSVPENWLSVIDKIPRSEDYVEVDE; via the coding sequence ATGGAAAACAAGGTATTTTATGAAGGCCAGGTTCTTTGGTCTCAAATTGATGCAAATGTACACCTACGTCATTCTGCCTACGCAGATTTCTGTGCTCAGGCAAGAAGCAACATGCTCAATAAATTGGGTTTATCGCTTACAGATTTCTCAAGAATGAAAATTGGTCCAATACTTTTTCGCGAAGAATTAACGTATTATCGAGAGATTGGACTAGACGAGCATATTCAAGTGACTGTTGAAATCAGCAAATTCAATCGTAAAAATTCTCGATTCTCCTTTCGTCATGAGGTTATTAAAGAAAATGGCGTGCGTGCAGCCGTAGTTGTTGTGGATGGCGCTTGGATGAATCTGGTTGAACGTAAGCTAACCTCGGTTCCTGAAAATTGGCTTTCTGTAATTGATAAGATTCCGCGCTCCGAAGATTACGTCGAAGTAGATGAATAA
- the rsmI gene encoding 16S rRNA (cytidine(1402)-2'-O)-methyltransferase, which yields MLYIVPTPIGNLEDMTFRAINVLKSVDIILAEDTRTSAPLLKHFGIDKKVFAHHQHNEHKAVSEIIRLMKEGQQIALISDAGTPAISDPGFLLVRESIKEGLEVQCLPGATAFVPALVNSGLPNDRFCFEGFLPVKKGRQTRLKALTEEKRTMIFYESPHRILKTIEEFMVVFGEERQASLSREISKLYEETVRGTLTELKEHFEQNPIKGEFVFCVAGAE from the coding sequence ATGTTATATATAGTCCCTACACCGATTGGAAACTTGGAAGACATGACTTTCAGGGCTATCAATGTATTAAAATCGGTTGATATTATTCTGGCCGAAGATACGCGAACCAGTGCACCTTTATTGAAGCACTTTGGTATAGATAAAAAAGTATTTGCCCATCATCAACATAACGAACACAAAGCTGTTTCTGAGATTATTCGATTAATGAAAGAAGGACAACAGATAGCCTTGATTTCTGATGCTGGAACTCCAGCGATTTCTGATCCCGGTTTCTTACTTGTTCGTGAGAGCATCAAAGAAGGACTGGAAGTACAATGTTTGCCAGGTGCTACGGCATTTGTTCCAGCACTAGTCAATTCAGGACTTCCAAATGATCGCTTCTGTTTTGAGGGATTTCTTCCTGTTAAAAAGGGACGACAAACTCGCCTAAAAGCGCTTACAGAGGAAAAAAGAACCATGATTTTCTATGAGTCTCCGCATCGTATTCTAAAAACGATCGAAGAATTTATGGTGGTATTTGGAGAGGAACGTCAAGCGAGTTTATCCAGAGAGATCAGTAAGCTATATGAGGAAACTGTTCGCGGAACTTTAACCGAATTAAAAGAGCATTTTGAGCAAAACCCTATAAAGGGAGAATTCGTATTTTGTGTCGCTGGCGCAGAATAA
- a CDS encoding PH domain-containing protein, with protein sequence MENYQIDKYIQDGQDPKVVEKIHGKILDMLTPGESINYIALQKKPAVTLLPDSITVSNKRLFLCEFTKLGLATNFEIFAWQEVKDIAFKEEIFGSKVTVIPFTGENLTIDYIPKTQARKLYQLIKAALDNLQNQKQEPKESKIIIENKPVYTNPTPPVKVEVDKPVIPAAPIEEKPIILEEKREERIAPAPSLNDTFQKQEPRPTSFGTSSSIPSSFSNQVEKPTEEEDEITLKLKKLKTLYDKQLITQAEYETKKAEILSKL encoded by the coding sequence ATGGAAAACTATCAAATTGACAAGTACATACAAGACGGACAGGATCCGAAAGTCGTAGAAAAGATTCACGGAAAAATTCTCGACATGTTAACACCTGGAGAATCGATTAATTATATCGCATTGCAAAAGAAACCTGCTGTCACCCTATTGCCTGATAGCATTACCGTAAGTAACAAGCGCCTATTTCTTTGCGAATTTACAAAACTAGGGCTTGCTACAAATTTTGAAATCTTCGCTTGGCAAGAAGTCAAAGACATCGCGTTTAAAGAGGAGATATTTGGCTCTAAAGTTACTGTTATCCCTTTCACAGGTGAAAACTTAACAATTGACTATATCCCAAAAACACAAGCTAGAAAGTTATATCAATTGATTAAAGCAGCTTTAGACAATCTTCAAAATCAGAAACAAGAACCTAAAGAAAGTAAGATCATCATTGAAAACAAACCAGTTTACACCAATCCTACTCCGCCGGTGAAAGTCGAAGTCGATAAACCCGTGATACCTGCGGCACCTATTGAAGAAAAGCCTATCATTTTGGAAGAAAAACGTGAAGAAAGAATCGCGCCTGCGCCTTCACTAAATGATACCTTTCAAAAACAGGAACCAAGACCCACTTCCTTCGGTACATCTTCGTCTATTCCTTCGAGCTTTTCCAACCAAGTTGAAAAGCCAACTGAAGAGGAAGACGAAATTACATTGAAATTGAAGAAACTAAAGACACTATACGACAAACAATTGATTACACAGGCCGAATACGAGACAAAGAAAGCCGAGATATTAAGCAAATTATAA
- the lnt gene encoding apolipoprotein N-acyltransferase: MRSNYLLALLSAFLLWLAWPPIPYTAVLLLVAFVPLLIAIEQTIRGDYKNKGRKVFTLAFLTGVVWNTASIYWVYNAMNAFLDAIPSLLISLVPYTLAPLLMALAFRLYYQLRKRNGILISFMGLISFWIIYEYLHQTWDLSFPWMTLGNGFANTHQLIQWYSITGVYGGTLWIWLTNICLFLLIWQKRNGIEAINNKVLIGSLAGIICIPAIVSIVWYSKYEEHVNPSEIVTVQPNIDPFGKWGPITPEEQLSVLTNLSQKVAKLNTEFFIWPETAISDRNGVNEEEFRDYPQYQKILTFLEPYHNGNVLSGIESYALYSDQRTPTAKKIGNLFCDRFNAGVLIDGSSKLQFYHKSKLVPGAELLPFGNTLSFLKPFFAHFGGTTGGYASQDKPSVFYSASGIGAAPVICYESIWGNYVAEYVKMGAQFIAVITNDGWWGDTSGKDQHLQYAKLRAIENRRWVVRSANTGISAFINQRGDIVQKSSWWVPTALSQEINLNEELTFYTRSGDLIVYLSFLTGLISIGLMIVRKRN; encoded by the coding sequence ATGAGATCAAATTACCTGTTAGCTTTACTTTCCGCTTTTTTATTATGGCTAGCATGGCCGCCGATCCCTTATACTGCTGTATTATTATTGGTTGCCTTTGTTCCACTTTTGATTGCTATTGAGCAAACGATAAGAGGGGACTATAAGAACAAGGGAAGAAAAGTTTTTACACTAGCATTTTTAACAGGAGTAGTTTGGAATACTGCTTCGATCTACTGGGTATATAATGCAATGAATGCATTCCTAGATGCCATTCCATCTCTCCTTATTTCACTTGTCCCTTATACGCTGGCACCGTTACTTATGGCGCTAGCTTTCCGTCTCTATTATCAATTAAGAAAGAGGAATGGAATCCTTATTAGTTTCATGGGGCTTATATCCTTCTGGATTATTTATGAATACCTACACCAAACCTGGGATCTATCCTTCCCATGGATGACTTTAGGAAATGGATTTGCAAATACACATCAACTTATTCAATGGTATAGCATTACCGGAGTATACGGAGGAACGCTTTGGATCTGGTTAACGAATATTTGCTTGTTCTTATTGATTTGGCAAAAGAGAAATGGTATTGAAGCAATTAACAATAAAGTTCTAATTGGTTCCTTAGCAGGAATTATCTGTATTCCTGCAATTGTATCCATCGTTTGGTATAGCAAATATGAAGAGCATGTGAATCCTTCTGAAATTGTTACGGTACAACCGAATATTGATCCTTTCGGGAAATGGGGACCGATAACGCCTGAAGAGCAGCTATCTGTTCTGACCAATTTATCTCAAAAGGTCGCAAAACTCAATACGGAATTCTTCATTTGGCCGGAGACAGCTATTTCGGATCGCAATGGTGTCAATGAAGAAGAATTCAGAGACTATCCACAATATCAAAAAATTTTAACTTTTCTAGAACCTTACCACAATGGAAATGTGCTATCCGGGATTGAGAGTTATGCGCTCTACTCGGATCAACGGACACCAACCGCGAAGAAAATAGGCAATCTGTTTTGCGACAGGTTCAATGCTGGCGTATTAATCGATGGCAGTAGCAAATTGCAATTCTATCATAAGTCTAAATTAGTGCCTGGAGCTGAGCTTTTGCCATTCGGAAATACGTTAAGCTTTTTAAAACCGTTCTTCGCACATTTTGGAGGAACTACAGGTGGATATGCCAGCCAAGATAAACCCAGCGTTTTCTATTCAGCGAGCGGAATTGGTGCTGCACCTGTCATCTGCTATGAATCTATTTGGGGGAATTATGTGGCTGAATATGTTAAAATGGGGGCACAATTCATTGCTGTCATAACAAATGACGGTTGGTGGGGCGACACTTCCGGAAAAGACCAACACCTGCAATACGCAAAATTACGAGCGATTGAAAACCGTCGTTGGGTTGTTCGATCCGCAAATACCGGGATTTCCGCCTTTATCAATCAACGTGGTGATATTGTTCAAAAATCTTCTTGGTGGGTACCCACAGCTTTATCTCAAGAAATCAATCTGAATGAAGAATTAACGTTCTATACACGCTCGGGCGATCTAATTGTATATTTAAGTTTCTTAACAGGTTTGATATCAATCGGTTTAATGATTGTCAGAAAACGAAATTAA